One stretch of Lacrimispora sphenoides DNA includes these proteins:
- a CDS encoding biosynthetic peptidoglycan transglycosylase: MKNKTISISILLLAVISFLMGSLKISPIVSAGYEMYRNATEAISVPDKVEELKQQNSYISFDEIPDGYKEQVLQSEDKRFYYHFGFDPIAMARAMANNLIAGSFVQGGSTVTQQLAKNMYFSFEKKYERKVAELFVAFQLEKDLTKDEILELYCNIAYYGEGCYGLKQAANHYYGVEPLDLTNTQIKALVWTIKSPNKYNPNAYKAIPV, encoded by the coding sequence ATGAAAAATAAAACAATTAGTATCAGTATATTGCTACTTGCTGTCATCAGCTTCCTTATGGGTAGTTTAAAAATATCTCCTATAGTTTCTGCCGGATATGAAATGTATAGGAATGCGACAGAAGCCATAAGCGTGCCGGATAAAGTAGAGGAGCTTAAACAGCAAAACAGTTATATTTCATTTGATGAGATACCGGATGGATATAAAGAACAGGTGTTACAATCAGAAGACAAACGTTTTTACTATCATTTTGGCTTTGATCCCATTGCCATGGCAAGGGCTATGGCAAATAATCTGATCGCAGGAAGCTTCGTGCAAGGGGGGAGCACGGTCACCCAGCAGCTTGCAAAAAATATGTACTTTTCTTTTGAAAAGAAATATGAACGGAAGGTGGCAGAATTATTTGTTGCTTTTCAGCTTGAAAAAGATCTTACAAAGGATGAAATACTGGAGCTTTATTGTAATATCGCTTACTATGGGGAAGGATGTTATGGGCTGAAGCAGGCGGCGAATCATTATTACGGTGTTGAGCCTTTAGACCTGACAAACACGCAGATCAAGGCACTTGTATGGACAATTAAAAGTCCAAATAAGTACAATCCCAATGCTTATAAAGCGATTCCTGTATAA
- a CDS encoding TraX family protein gives MLQKGLNSFQIKIIALVLMVFDHIHYTFTGVFQVPLWFTILGRLSAPLFIFATANGMRYTRNPVKYLMRLWFGFVFMNFGNDLINHYFPLPNGGIIINNIFSTLFVICLIIFSIQRISICRKENRPFLQYIFLMLVPVFSSIIILLAMSDPGLFFITRGIMLFVPSLLFCEGGIVLVVLGVGLYLCNQDKKKIGIFYFLLSLLIFAMGYNPEIGVESMFLDNIQWYMVFALPFMLLYNKQKGRGMKYFFYAFYPAHIYILTILAYIISIH, from the coding sequence ATGTTACAAAAAGGACTCAATAGTTTTCAGATTAAAATAATTGCTTTGGTGCTCATGGTATTCGATCATATTCACTATACTTTTACAGGTGTTTTCCAGGTTCCGCTGTGGTTTACAATACTGGGCAGATTATCAGCGCCTCTATTCATCTTTGCTACAGCCAATGGCATGAGATACACAAGAAACCCGGTAAAATATTTAATGCGTTTATGGTTTGGATTTGTATTTATGAACTTTGGCAATGATCTGATTAATCATTATTTCCCGTTGCCTAATGGGGGTATTATCATAAATAATATTTTTTCCACGCTATTTGTAATATGTCTGATCATATTCAGTATTCAGCGGATTTCTATATGCAGGAAAGAGAACCGTCCGTTTCTGCAATATATATTTTTAATGCTTGTTCCTGTTTTCAGCAGTATCATCATACTGTTGGCCATGTCTGATCCAGGATTATTCTTTATAACAAGAGGGATAATGCTCTTCGTTCCCTCACTTTTATTCTGTGAAGGCGGTATTGTACTGGTTGTTTTAGGCGTTGGATTATATTTATGCAACCAGGATAAAAAGAAAATCGGTATATTTTATTTTCTGCTCAGCCTTTTGATCTTTGCTATGGGTTATAATCCCGAGATCGGTGTGGAGAGCATGTTTTTGGATAATATTCAGTGGTATATGGTATTTGCCTTACCATTTATGCTGCTTTACAATAAGCAGAAGGGCCGCGGAATGAAATATTTCTTTTATGCCTTTTATCCGGCCCATATTTATATTTTAACGATTTTAGCCTATATTATTTCTATACACTAG
- a CDS encoding ABC transporter ATP-binding protein, with product MNTILKVENLQKYYGNKGNVTKAVDNISFNVSEGEYIGIMGASGSGKTTILNCVSTIDDATSGHIYIDGMDVTEMKAEALSKFRREKLGFIFQDFNLLDTLTAHENIALALAIMKAPAGEMDERIHQAASLLNITEVLHKYPYQMSGGQKQRVAAARAIITNPTLILADEPTGALDSRSAKMLLESFKNLNEQINAAILMVTHDAFTASYCKRILFIKDGKLFNELIRGKESRKEFFDRIMEVMALLGGDLSAD from the coding sequence ATGAATACAATCTTAAAGGTTGAGAACCTTCAGAAATATTACGGTAATAAAGGGAATGTAACAAAGGCTGTTGACAATATCAGCTTTAATGTTTCAGAAGGAGAATATATCGGTATTATGGGGGCATCGGGAAGCGGAAAAACCACCATTCTTAATTGTGTTTCCACCATTGATGATGCGACCTCAGGTCATATTTATATAGATGGAATGGATGTCACTGAGATGAAAGCAGAAGCCTTATCAAAGTTCAGACGTGAAAAGCTTGGCTTTATTTTTCAGGACTTCAATCTTTTAGATACCCTGACTGCTCATGAAAATATTGCACTTGCACTGGCAATTATGAAAGCTCCAGCAGGAGAAATGGATGAGCGGATCCACCAGGCTGCCTCCCTTTTAAACATCACGGAAGTATTGCATAAGTATCCGTATCAGATGTCAGGCGGCCAAAAGCAGCGTGTAGCTGCAGCTAGGGCAATTATTACAAATCCGACCCTGATTCTTGCCGATGAACCTACCGGAGCCCTGGACTCCAGGTCTGCAAAGATGCTTTTGGAAAGCTTTAAAAATTTAAATGAACAGATTAATGCTGCCATTTTAATGGTAACCCATGATGCATTTACTGCCAGCTATTGCAAGCGCATTTTGTTCATCAAAGACGGAAAGCTGTTTAATGAGCTTATCCGGGGAAAGGAATCACGCAAGGAATTTTTTGACCGGATCATGGAGGTTATGGCTCTTCTTGGAGGTGATTTAAGTGCTGACTAA
- a CDS encoding ABC transporter permease has translation MLTKLVFKNVGKSMQDYTVYFFTLVFGVSIFYMFNSIYAQQDIMVVTEILTDSMVALRKILSVISVFVAVILGFLIVYANSFFIRRRKKEMGIYMTLGMSKGKISAILVFETFLMGLLALIAGLIIGVFGSQFMSVFTAKIFEADMTAYKFIFSPDAAVKSILYFAVIFLTVIIFNTIAVSKYKLIDLIYGGRKNESLKIRSTKLSVLVFLVSIVFLGTAYALVLKNGIININRIFLWSIILGTAGSLLFFFSLSGILTKLVQSNKKLYYKNLTMFVTRQLTSKINTNFISISVVSIVLLLVIGIFSTGYSMKNILSADLKETAPYDVSFYGDGKGNYKTIYESLPLSIKGIDAISHEYSIYRGDLHYKDFPVDYSSLSFDIGKRGLDFVMFSDYQKFLEMQGMEKADLPGNGYFIIASGDVYQHIAQQFLDRNVTISLGGKTLQPKGEVQNIKLSNSDSGITFVVNDGFSETLNKSPDQVLNMICKTGEGSKELQENLNQYSNSEDYQEKGFWYYSSREEIYASSLAMKAIISFLAIYLGIVFMVACAAILAIQQLAQASDNKERYALLRKLGAEKKMLDRALFVQILCYFLLPFILGIVHSIVGLTAVNNVMMAFERVNVMDSVFIPALFIVFIYGVYFGLTYIGCKHILRRDQY, from the coding sequence GTGCTGACTAAGCTTGTTTTTAAAAATGTCGGAAAAAGCATGCAGGATTACACGGTATATTTTTTCACTCTTGTATTTGGCGTTTCTATCTTTTATATGTTTAACTCCATCTATGCGCAGCAGGATATCATGGTTGTGACGGAAATACTAACCGATTCCATGGTTGCACTTAGAAAGATATTATCAGTCATATCAGTGTTTGTTGCAGTGATCCTGGGTTTTTTGATCGTGTATGCAAATAGTTTTTTTATCAGGCGCCGTAAAAAAGAAATGGGTATTTACATGACTCTGGGTATGAGCAAAGGTAAAATTTCTGCCATTCTTGTATTTGAAACTTTTCTCATGGGACTCCTTGCTTTAATTGCAGGGCTGATCATCGGTGTTTTCGGTTCCCAGTTTATGTCCGTGTTCACTGCTAAAATATTTGAGGCAGACATGACCGCCTATAAATTCATATTTTCACCAGATGCAGCGGTGAAAAGTATCCTTTATTTCGCGGTTATTTTTTTGACCGTAATCATTTTCAATACAATTGCAGTCAGCAAGTATAAACTGATTGACTTGATCTATGGCGGCCGGAAAAATGAAAGCTTAAAAATCAGAAGTACCAAATTATCGGTGCTGGTTTTCCTGGTATCTATTGTTTTCTTAGGAACCGCCTATGCATTGGTTTTGAAAAATGGAATTATTAATATTAACCGTATCTTCCTTTGGTCCATTATTTTAGGAACGGCTGGTTCATTACTGTTTTTCTTTTCTCTTTCGGGAATACTTACAAAGCTGGTACAATCTAATAAAAAGCTTTATTATAAAAACCTGACCATGTTTGTAACCCGTCAGCTCACCAGTAAGATCAACACAAACTTTATATCCATATCCGTGGTCAGTATTGTCTTGCTTCTGGTAATCGGTATTTTTTCAACCGGTTACAGCATGAAAAATATTCTGTCAGCCGATTTAAAGGAGACTGCGCCCTATGATGTCAGTTTTTATGGCGATGGGAAAGGGAATTATAAGACCATATATGAAAGCCTGCCTTTGTCAATAAAAGGGATTGATGCAATTAGCCATGAATATAGTATTTACCGCGGGGACCTTCATTATAAGGATTTCCCGGTTGATTATTCTTCCCTGTCCTTTGATATCGGGAAACGTGGCCTCGATTTTGTTATGTTTTCTGATTACCAGAAGTTTTTAGAAATGCAGGGAATGGAAAAAGCCGATCTTCCTGGAAATGGGTATTTCATCATTGCGTCCGGCGACGTTTACCAGCATATTGCGCAGCAGTTCCTTGATAGGAATGTAACAATCTCCCTTGGAGGTAAAACGCTCCAGCCAAAGGGGGAAGTACAAAACATAAAGCTTTCCAACAGTGATTCCGGTATCACGTTTGTTGTAAATGACGGGTTTTCTGAAACCCTTAACAAGTCACCGGATCAGGTGCTTAACATGATATGCAAAACTGGGGAAGGATCAAAGGAACTTCAGGAAAACCTAAATCAATATAGTAACAGCGAGGATTATCAGGAAAAGGGCTTTTGGTACTATTCAAGCAGAGAAGAGATCTATGCTTCATCGCTTGCCATGAAAGCCATCATATCCTTTTTAGCTATTTATCTTGGCATTGTGTTTATGGTTGCCTGCGCGGCAATTCTTGCAATCCAGCAGCTTGCCCAGGCATCGGATAACAAGGAACGTTATGCACTGTTAAGGAAGCTGGGTGCTGAAAAGAAAATGCTGGACAGGGCATTGTTTGTACAAATACTTTGTTACTTTTTACTGCCTTTTATACTTGGAATTGTTCATTCCATTGTTGGGCTTACAGCTGTAAATAATGTAATGATGGCCTTTGAACGTGTGAATGTGATGGATAGCGTTTTTATCCCGGCGTTGTTTATTGTTTTTATTTATGGCGTTTATTTTGGATTGACTTATATCGGGTGTAAGCATATTTTAAGAAGAGATCAATATTAA
- a CDS encoding DUF1648 domain-containing protein — protein MSENLSYIIGIMGFSWVLILFATAFTPYFIQKNICFGISIPVSEYNDPKIKLLRRNYCISCLVIGLVLGIGSTICYIWMPEERALWLQLSGIFLYLAASTFIYFFARSEIKAIKQERDWQIDTETVTNISEKSDKTIGTAWYLLYLVPIAIAVIAAVFKYPSLPGQIPMHYNLAGEVDRYAAKSLGTFAVMPLIQSFTGLLFAGINFGIGTSRNQQSHRRTQAFQGIMSIFLYAVGFMVMLLFTCIQLTMLSIINEKLMMVLPFAFFAAIFISCIYLGVKVGQGGSRLDIRDDATGNKVDDDRYWLGGFLYCNKEDPSLFVEKRFGIGYTLNFGNPKSLIAIAALVVFILATTLLPFMLE, from the coding sequence TTGAGTGAAAATTTAAGTTATATAATTGGGATAATGGGGTTCTCATGGGTTCTTATATTGTTTGCTACTGCTTTTACCCCATATTTTATACAAAAAAATATCTGCTTTGGTATTTCTATACCTGTAAGCGAATATAACGATCCTAAGATAAAATTATTGCGGCGCAATTACTGCATCAGCTGTCTTGTGATTGGTTTGGTATTGGGAATTGGAAGCACTATTTGTTATATCTGGATGCCGGAAGAACGGGCGTTATGGCTCCAGCTGAGCGGTATATTCCTGTATCTCGCTGCCAGTACTTTCATATACTTTTTCGCGCGTTCAGAGATCAAGGCGATCAAACAAGAACGTGATTGGCAGATTGATACGGAGACAGTGACAAATATCAGTGAAAAATCTGATAAAACGATTGGTACTGCGTGGTATCTTTTGTATCTTGTCCCGATTGCCATTGCCGTTATTGCAGCCGTGTTTAAATATCCATCTTTACCCGGGCAAATCCCCATGCATTACAACCTTGCAGGAGAAGTGGACCGCTATGCTGCAAAATCCTTAGGAACGTTTGCTGTGATGCCACTGATCCAAAGTTTCACTGGACTTCTGTTTGCAGGAATCAATTTTGGCATTGGCACGTCCAGGAATCAGCAGAGTCACCGGAGAACTCAGGCCTTCCAGGGTATAATGAGTATTTTCTTATATGCTGTCGGATTTATGGTAATGCTGTTATTTACCTGCATTCAACTTACTATGCTGTCCATAATAAATGAAAAGCTGATGATGGTTCTGCCCTTTGCCTTTTTTGCTGCTATTTTCATTAGCTGCATTTATCTTGGGGTTAAGGTCGGCCAGGGAGGAAGCCGGTTGGATATAAGGGATGATGCGACAGGAAACAAGGTGGACGATGACCGTTATTGGCTGGGCGGTTTTCTGTATTGCAACAAAGAAGATCCATCTCTTTTTGTGGAAAAACGATTCGGAATAGGTTATACCTTAAATTTTGGAAATCCTAAAAGTCTCATAGCGATCGCTGCACTTGTAGTCTTTATTTTGGCAACTACATTGCTTCCATTCATGTTAGAATAA
- a CDS encoding methyltransferase family protein has translation MVRYLAASTLVLLVMLVMIRTFQLKRLGIKAIQFGEKDKTDFLILPFAFLLFYIVFASAFDLPGIGVELFDVTFTGWIGAILCVMGILLFIYALISFGKSFRVGLDEDHPGELVTTGAFSISRNPIYTAFGLVLSGVFFIIPNWIILIYVFVGMWLFNRQILLEEQSLKGIYGEEYMEYCKKVRRFL, from the coding sequence ATGGTAAGATATCTTGCAGCATCAACATTGGTTTTGCTTGTAATGCTTGTTATGATCCGGACCTTTCAATTAAAGAGGCTGGGGATAAAAGCAATTCAATTTGGCGAAAAAGATAAAACGGATTTTCTGATCCTGCCATTTGCATTTCTATTATTCTATATCGTATTTGCAAGTGCTTTTGATCTGCCTGGAATAGGAGTTGAATTGTTTGACGTTACATTCACCGGCTGGATAGGCGCGATACTATGTGTTATGGGTATTTTATTGTTTATATACGCACTGATTTCATTTGGAAAAAGCTTTCGTGTAGGTCTTGATGAAGACCATCCGGGGGAGCTTGTGACCACAGGCGCATTTTCCATAAGCCGAAATCCCATATATACCGCATTTGGATTGGTTTTATCAGGCGTATTTTTCATTATCCCCAATTGGATAATCCTTATCTATGTTTTTGTCGGAATGTGGCTATTTAACCGACAAATCCTTCTAGAGGAACAGTCACTAAAAGGAATATACGGGGAAGAATATATGGAATATTGTAAAAAAGTCAGGCGGTTTTTATAA
- a CDS encoding GNAT family N-acetyltransferase: MLGNKIIGQHEYNIRLLSGDDEIDVQDLCERCSDFFELTEGGPPKKDEGKSILSDLPPGKAMKDKFVFGVYKKNVLIAVIDMVKDYKATGEWIIGLLMLDPKERGNSLGKKLHDSIKDWVLEEHGRALRIGVLEDNHMGYKFWCKMGYIEVDRVKKTYGNREHTVKVMNLFLK, from the coding sequence TTGTTAGGAAATAAAATAATAGGGCAGCATGAATACAATATCAGGTTATTGTCTGGCGATGATGAGATAGACGTACAGGATCTATGTGAAAGATGCTCCGACTTTTTTGAATTAACTGAAGGAGGGCCGCCCAAAAAGGATGAAGGAAAAAGCATTCTGTCTGACTTGCCGCCGGGTAAAGCAATGAAAGACAAGTTTGTATTTGGAGTATATAAAAAGAATGTTTTAATTGCTGTAATAGATATGGTTAAAGATTATAAAGCGACTGGTGAGTGGATAATAGGCTTACTTATGCTTGACCCAAAGGAAAGAGGAAACAGTTTGGGAAAAAAATTACATGATTCTATAAAAGACTGGGTTCTGGAAGAACATGGCAGGGCATTAAGAATCGGGGTTTTGGAAGATAACCACATGGGGTATAAGTTCTGGTGTAAGATGGGATATATAGAAGTTGACAGAGTGAAAAAGACCTATGGAAATAGGGAACATACCGTAAAAGTAATGAATTTATTTCTTAAATGA
- a CDS encoding flavin monoamine oxidase family protein: MAVPLNQVINPTNEQRREMIRTSLERAGRPEDYEYIVNLLSPPPDITNYASPGEMKGVKIGVIGGGLAGLAAAFELRKLGADITILEANENRIGGRVYTYYFDPEGKYYNEFGAHRIPATHETTWHYINLLGLNTFPLSVRQRNNFLYVHNTRLRTSDSIEQMLYPLYDLTPQERSTPWPELDDYAFLYLMMQLPPDIRSELIQILPEYSPEYLTLTNYTVRQTLENLGLSQGLISLISGVSPGTGALLNISYDEITHEEYTLDYRNTYTIEGGMVNLPYAFVQSLLADNPTQYQNIPASQLGTVKYQPGQTVIGIYQSPYNNQIILTHRNVRNLRRTTDVFDYIVCAIPYSTLREVEIKPYFSNLKMQAILEFNYINSQKTLFMCNKRFWEQDTDYGRMVGGFSQTDLPIQSIFYPGDHILCPDVSSCSPDDPGVLVASYNYHLNATRVGNMDEIPRYKQIRRNVEEVHGLPRRFLDSIVEDHKTVVWDNQPNNRGAFAMTLPGQKELFAYEMLKPEFNQRVYFAGEHLSTKHGWMQGALYTGKEAANQLANTFHDQLK, from the coding sequence ATGGCTGTTCCATTAAATCAAGTTATAAACCCTACGAATGAACAACGGCGCGAAATGATCAGAACATCATTAGAAAGGGCGGGCCGGCCGGAAGATTACGAATATATTGTTAATTTACTGAGCCCTCCCCCGGATATCACAAATTATGCATCGCCGGGAGAAATGAAAGGGGTAAAAATAGGTGTCATCGGAGGAGGGCTGGCCGGTCTGGCCGCCGCATTCGAGCTTCGTAAGCTGGGAGCCGATATTACAATTCTGGAAGCCAATGAAAATAGAATCGGGGGAAGAGTTTATACCTATTATTTTGATCCGGAAGGCAAATACTACAATGAATTCGGCGCTCATAGAATTCCGGCGACTCATGAAACCACCTGGCATTACATCAATTTATTAGGCCTTAACACATTTCCACTGTCCGTAAGGCAGCGAAATAATTTTTTATACGTACATAATACCCGTCTGAGAACATCAGACTCCATTGAACAGATGCTTTATCCTTTATATGATTTGACCCCTCAGGAAAGAAGCACTCCCTGGCCAGAGCTTGATGACTATGCCTTTTTGTATCTGATGATGCAGCTTCCGCCTGATATCCGGTCAGAGCTAATACAAATTTTACCGGAATATTCCCCGGAATATTTAACTCTTACAAACTATACCGTCCGGCAGACCCTGGAAAACCTGGGGTTAAGCCAGGGGTTGATCAGCTTGATCTCTGGGGTCAGCCCAGGTACCGGCGCTTTGCTGAATATCAGTTATGATGAAATCACCCATGAGGAATATACTCTCGATTACCGTAACACCTATACCATCGAAGGCGGAATGGTAAATCTGCCCTATGCATTTGTCCAATCTCTTCTCGCAGATAATCCGACCCAGTATCAAAATATTCCAGCATCTCAGCTTGGCACGGTTAAATATCAGCCCGGACAGACGGTTATCGGTATTTATCAGTCGCCTTATAATAATCAAATCATTCTAACTCACCGCAATGTACGGAATCTCAGGAGAACTACCGATGTATTTGATTACATTGTATGTGCGATTCCCTACTCTACTCTTAGAGAAGTAGAAATCAAGCCATATTTCAGCAACCTTAAGATGCAGGCTATTTTAGAGTTTAACTATATTAATTCGCAAAAAACACTTTTTATGTGCAATAAACGTTTTTGGGAGCAGGATACCGATTACGGAAGAATGGTGGGGGGATTTTCCCAGACAGACCTGCCTATTCAGTCCATCTTCTATCCGGGAGATCATATCCTTTGCCCTGATGTTTCCTCCTGTTCGCCGGATGATCCTGGAGTACTGGTGGCTTCCTATAATTATCATTTAAATGCAACAAGGGTGGGAAATATGGACGAAATCCCCCGGTATAAACAGATAAGAAGAAATGTGGAGGAAGTTCACGGATTGCCAAGAAGATTCTTAGATTCCATTGTAGAAGACCATAAGACTGTTGTTTGGGATAATCAACCCAATAACCGGGGAGCTTTTGCTATGACACTTCCAGGTCAGAAAGAACTGTTTGCCTATGAGATGCTGAAGCCGGAATTTAATCAGAGGGTCTACTTTGCCGGTGAACACCTATCCACTAAGCACGGCTGGATGCAGGGGGCATTATATACCGGTAAGGAAGCCGCCAATCAGCTGGCGAATACGTTTCACGATCAGCTTAAATAA
- a CDS encoding helix-turn-helix transcriptional regulator, translated as MSKNDNMLAILWMLNSGTKITAKQIAERLEINIRTVYRYIDSLCASGVPIVSDAGQNGGYSLLNDFINAPLFFDVDEQKAILHAAVFAKEAGYPFNDALSRATEKLKMYSNREQERILNRHLTGFEVISREIDSSVKPKLVEIERAVANEYSVEIEYRTSREEESRQRVIDPYGVIYWNNKWYTIGFCHLRNEIRSFRAERILQINRTQMTFKRPEAFSAKEFFLQNLLPDLANKDRVVSVVIRGRAEALDDLSIHWYLGHHLKERTPNQAVFLLDERVMNGYVPHFLLSYGRAIEIIEPESLKKRLADIASELMEYYQI; from the coding sequence ATGTCAAAAAACGATAATATGCTGGCAATTCTCTGGATGCTGAATTCAGGGACAAAAATTACTGCAAAACAAATAGCGGAAAGACTGGAGATCAATATACGGACTGTTTACCGCTATATTGATTCACTTTGTGCCAGCGGGGTACCGATCGTATCCGATGCAGGCCAGAATGGCGGTTATAGTCTGCTGAATGATTTTATCAATGCGCCCTTATTTTTTGATGTTGATGAACAAAAGGCCATTCTCCATGCAGCAGTATTTGCAAAAGAAGCGGGGTACCCTTTTAATGACGCATTAAGCAGGGCAACGGAAAAGTTGAAAATGTATTCCAACCGGGAACAGGAGCGCATTCTCAATCGACATTTAACCGGTTTTGAAGTGATAAGCCGCGAGATCGACTCTTCCGTTAAGCCGAAATTGGTAGAAATAGAGCGGGCTGTGGCAAACGAGTATTCCGTGGAAATTGAATATCGTACAAGCCGTGAAGAAGAATCCAGACAAAGGGTCATTGATCCTTACGGCGTAATTTACTGGAACAATAAATGGTATACCATTGGATTTTGCCACTTGAGAAATGAAATCCGCAGCTTTCGTGCGGAACGGATATTACAGATAAATCGGACGCAAATGACTTTTAAACGTCCGGAAGCCTTTTCCGCCAAAGAATTCTTCTTACAAAATCTTTTGCCTGACCTGGCAAATAAGGACAGGGTGGTTTCCGTCGTGATCAGGGGCAGGGCAGAGGCCTTGGATGATTTGAGCATTCACTGGTATTTAGGACATCATCTGAAAGAGAGAACTCCAAATCAGGCTGTCTTTTTACTTGATGAAAGAGTAATGAATGGATATGTGCCTCATTTTCTCTTATCCTATGGGAGAGCCATTGAGATCATAGAGCCTGAGAGCTTGAAGAAAAGGCTGGCAGATATTGCTTCGGAGCTAATGGAATATTATCAAATTTAA
- a CDS encoding VOC family protein yields MAKYMGATGDHTNNGMPNGFTSITPFIVVNNPSEAIKFYQSVFHARVKDSTEFFDESGNSIIVHAELDFGNGFLQLGAANPAYQLVLPPGEDNACYSLAIYVSDVDEVFDHAVAKGAKVREPVTNFVSGDRFGSILDPFGVRWSIMTRIEDLSEEESSRRVEEWAKSMNKE; encoded by the coding sequence ATGGCGAAATACATGGGTGCAACAGGAGATCATACAAATAATGGGATGCCGAATGGGTTTACGTCCATAACACCATTTATCGTAGTAAATAACCCCTCAGAAGCAATTAAGTTTTATCAGTCCGTTTTCCATGCAAGGGTTAAGGACAGCACGGAATTTTTCGATGAAAGCGGCAATAGTATCATTGTTCATGCGGAGCTGGATTTTGGTAACGGCTTTTTGCAGCTGGGAGCGGCGAATCCGGCTTATCAGCTGGTTTTACCGCCAGGAGAGGATAATGCCTGCTATTCTTTGGCAATTTATGTTTCCGATGTTGATGAGGTGTTTGATCATGCGGTGGCAAAAGGAGCAAAAGTCCGGGAGCCTGTTACGAACTTTGTTTCAGGGGATCGGTTTGGAAGTATTCTGGATCCATTTGGAGTGAGATGGTCCATTATGACCAGGATCGAGGATTTATCAGAAGAAGAAAGCAGCCGGAGAGTAGAAGAATGGGCGAAAAGTATGAATAAGGAATAG
- a CDS encoding aspartate/glutamate racemase family protein, translating into MKTIGLIGGMSWESTVTYYRILNETVKKELGGLHSAKVLLYSVDFSEIEKCQADGDWDKSAVILTAAAKRLETAGADFILICTNTMHKVVPQIQSSIHIPVIHIAEATADELKLHNITKVALLGTKYTMTQDFYKEKLVNAGITVLVPDEGEIEIVNDVIYNELCLGIISEASKEKYLSIIHGLVEQGAYSFSV; encoded by the coding sequence ATGAAAACAATAGGACTGATTGGCGGAATGAGTTGGGAAAGCACGGTTACTTACTATAGAATTTTGAATGAAACAGTGAAAAAGGAGCTGGGAGGATTACATTCAGCGAAAGTGCTTTTATATAGTGTGGATTTTTCTGAAATAGAGAAGTGCCAGGCAGACGGTGACTGGGATAAAAGTGCTGTTATTTTAACAGCGGCTGCCAAACGTCTTGAAACAGCAGGGGCGGACTTTATTTTGATCTGTACAAATACAATGCACAAAGTAGTTCCCCAGATTCAAAGCAGCATTCATATTCCTGTCATTCATATAGCGGAGGCTACGGCAGATGAATTGAAGCTTCACAATATTACAAAAGTCGCTTTGCTGGGTACAAAATATACCATGACCCAGGATTTTTATAAAGAAAAGTTGGTGAATGCAGGAATTACAGTCCTTGTTCCAGATGAAGGCGAAATTGAAATTGTGAATGATGTGATTTATAATGAATTGTGTTTGGGAATTATTTCAGAGGCATCGAAAGAAAAATACCTCAGCATTATTCATGGCCTTGTAGAACAAGGTGCTTACAGTTTCTCTGTATGA
- a CDS encoding GNAT family N-acetyltransferase has translation MLTVSLYDKEKLIGFGRVVGDGGITYVVSDIMVDGEYRRRGYAEQIMQAIDRYFEENTYEDSYICLIANCPADLLYNKHRFEYLPDNRCGMLRNQSKEHL, from the coding sequence GTGCTTACAGTTTCTCTGTATGATAAAGAAAAACTGATCGGTTTTGGCAGGGTAGTTGGGGATGGGGGCATCACCTACGTCGTAAGTGATATTATGGTTGATGGAGAATACCGGCGGAGAGGTTATGCGGAACAAATTATGCAGGCCATTGACCGTTACTTTGAAGAGAACACATATGAGGACAGCTATATTTGCCTGATAGCAAATTGTCCTGCTGACCTGCTGTACAATAAGCATCGATTTGAATACTTGCCGGATAACAGATGTGGAATGCTTCGAAATCAGAGTAAAGAACACTTATAA